Proteins encoded in a region of the Nicotiana tomentosiformis chromosome 9, ASM39032v3, whole genome shotgun sequence genome:
- the LOC104097049 gene encoding plastid-lipid-associated protein 6, chloroplastic has protein sequence MASLLQHSTLPLSHNHSSSSLPSLTCHFSKISNRNTQRLLEKKKYHIKKSVICQSGIDEVTFIEPPGSKEAKAELIGSLKLKLLSAVSGLNRGLAASEEDLKKADAAAKELESCAGAVDLSADLDKLQGRWKLIYSSAFSGRTLGGSRPGPPTGRLLPITLGQVFQRIDVLSKDFDNIVELELGAPWPLPPAELTATLAHKFELIGSSTIKITFEKTTVKTTGNFSQLPPFEVPRIPDQFRPPSNTGSGEFEVTYIDSDTRVTRGDRGELRVFVIS, from the exons ATGGCTTCTCTACTTCAGCACTCTACACTTCCTCTTTCCCACAATCATTCTTCATCTTCTTTACCATCTTTAACTTGTCATTTCTCAAAAATAAGCAATAGAAATACTCAAAGATTATTAGAGAAAAAGAAGTATCATATCAAGAAAAGCGTAATTTGCCAGTCGGGTATTGATGAGGTCACATTCATTGAGCCACCTGGTAGTAAAGAAGCTAAAGCTGAACTTATTGGATCTCTCAAACTCAAGTTATTG AGTGCTGTTTCTGGGCTAAACAGAGGTCTTGCTGCGAGCGAAGAAGACCTAAAGAAGGCGGATGCTGCTGCCAAGGAGCTAGAATCCTGTGCAGGAGCTGTAGATCTCTCAGCTGATCTCGATAAACTTCAAGGGAGGTGGAAATTGATATACAGCAGTGCATTCTCAGGTCGCACTCTTGGTGGAAGTCGTCCTGGACCCCCCACCGGAAGACTTCTTCCCATTACTCTTGGTCAG GTATTTCAAAGAATTGATGTACTAAGCAAGGATTTTGACAACATAGTAGAGCTTGAATTAGGTGCTCCTTGGCCTTTACCACCTGCTGAGTTGACTGCCACTTTAGCCCACAAATTTGAACTGATAG GATCATCCACGATTAAGATTACATTCGAGAAAACTACAGTGAAGACAACCGGAAACTTTTCACAGCTCCCACCATTTGAGGTGCCTCGGATACCAGATCAATTCAGGCCGCCATCTAATACAGGAAGTGGTGAGTTTGAAGTTACCTATATTGATTCTGATACACGCGTAACAAGGGGAGACAGAGGAGAGCTTAGAGTTTTCGTTATCTCATAA